A stretch of Aerococcus urinaehominis DNA encodes these proteins:
- the pdhA gene encoding pyruvate dehydrogenase (acetyl-transferring) E1 component subunit alpha — translation MAKLPVDYEAQLKNIHKEFPMVQILNEEGKVVNPDIMPDLSDDELVELMKRMVFSRTLHERSMALAKQGRLGFYAPTYGQEASQMASSFAFTKEDWLFPGYRDVPQLIAHGLPVYKGFLWSRGHVEGNEYPEDLHAMPPQIIIGAQYIQAMGNAVGQKLNGSENVTFTYTGDGGSSQGDFYEGINYASRYKAPIVFFIQNNGFAISTPRHKQTAAETLAQKAVAVGIPGVQVDGMDPLAVYAVAKQAREWAAAGNGPVLIETITNRLGAHSTSGDDPKIYRTQEDIDVWTAKEPLIRMRAFLEEKGLWSQEIEEAYVEEVKEEIKEAAKQADAVPKQKVSDFLKNMFEKPGQNIQEQIEEYEAKENK, via the coding sequence ATGGCTAAATTACCAGTAGATTACGAAGCTCAATTGAAGAATATTCATAAAGAGTTTCCAATGGTTCAAATTTTAAATGAAGAGGGTAAGGTTGTTAACCCTGATATCATGCCTGACCTATCAGACGATGAATTAGTAGAACTAATGAAACGTATGGTATTTTCTCGTACCTTACACGAACGTTCTATGGCTCTAGCTAAACAAGGTCGTCTAGGTTTCTATGCGCCTACTTATGGTCAAGAAGCTTCACAAATGGCTTCTTCATTTGCCTTCACTAAAGAAGACTGGTTATTCCCAGGCTACCGTGATGTGCCCCAATTAATCGCTCACGGCCTACCTGTCTACAAAGGCTTCTTATGGTCTCGTGGCCACGTTGAAGGTAACGAATATCCAGAAGACCTACATGCTATGCCACCACAAATCATTATCGGTGCCCAATACATTCAAGCAATGGGTAACGCTGTTGGTCAAAAATTAAATGGTTCTGAAAATGTAACCTTCACTTATACTGGTGATGGTGGTTCTTCTCAAGGTGACTTCTACGAAGGTATCAACTATGCTTCTCGTTACAAAGCACCAATCGTTTTCTTTATTCAAAATAATGGTTTCGCCATCTCTACACCGCGTCACAAACAAACAGCTGCTGAAACCTTAGCACAAAAAGCTGTTGCTGTAGGTATTCCAGGTGTTCAAGTTGATGGTATGGACCCATTAGCTGTTTATGCAGTGGCTAAACAAGCACGTGAATGGGCAGCTGCTGGTAATGGTCCAGTCCTAATTGAAACCATCACTAACCGTCTAGGTGCGCACTCAACTTCTGGTGACGATCCTAAGATTTATCGTACCCAAGAAGACATCGACGTTTGGACTGCTAAAGAGCCGCTAATCCGTATGCGCGCCTTCTTAGAAGAAAAAGGTCTATGGTCTCAAGAAATTGAAGAAGCTTATGTTGAGGAAGTAAAAGAAGAAATTAAAGAAGCGGCTAAACAAGCTGACGCTGTTCCAAAACAAAAAGTATCTGACTTCTTGAAGAACATGTTCGAAAAACCAGGTCAAAACATCCAGGAACAAATCGAAGAATACGAAGCAAAGGAGAATAAATAA
- a CDS encoding alpha-ketoacid dehydrogenase subunit beta, protein MANLTMIEAITQALDQEMEKDDKILIFGEDVGKNGGVFRATKGLHEKYGDDRVSDTPLSESGIGGMAIGLALQGFRPVMEIQFFPFVFEVFDSIAAQMNRTRYRMGGTRNMPITVRSPFGGGVHTPEMHSDSLEGLMAQTPGLKVVIPSNPYDAKGLLTAAIRENDPVVFLEHMKLYRSFREEVPEEQYEIELGKANVVREGSDVTVIAYGFMVREAIKAADELEGQGISVEIVDLRTVSPLDMETITASVEKTGKVVVVQEAQRQAGVGDKVVSEISQRAILSLEAPVKLVASADTVFPFGLAENTWLPHAGDIVEAVKEVHEF, encoded by the coding sequence ATGGCTAATTTAACAATGATCGAAGCGATCACTCAAGCTTTAGACCAAGAAATGGAAAAAGATGATAAAATCTTGATCTTTGGTGAAGACGTTGGTAAAAACGGTGGTGTTTTCCGTGCAACTAAAGGCTTGCATGAAAAATACGGCGATGACCGTGTAAGCGACACCCCACTTTCTGAGTCTGGTATCGGTGGTATGGCGATTGGTCTTGCCTTACAAGGTTTCCGTCCAGTTATGGAAATCCAATTCTTCCCATTCGTGTTTGAGGTTTTTGACTCTATTGCAGCGCAAATGAACCGGACGCGTTACCGGATGGGTGGTACCCGCAACATGCCAATTACTGTCCGTTCACCATTCGGTGGTGGGGTACATACACCAGAAATGCACTCAGACTCATTAGAAGGTTTAATGGCCCAAACACCTGGTTTGAAAGTGGTTATTCCTTCAAACCCTTATGATGCCAAAGGTCTATTGACTGCGGCTATCCGCGAAAATGACCCAGTTGTCTTCTTAGAGCACATGAAACTTTACCGTTCATTCCGTGAAGAAGTGCCAGAAGAGCAATATGAAATTGAATTAGGCAAGGCTAACGTGGTTCGCGAAGGTAGCGACGTAACAGTAATTGCTTACGGTTTCATGGTTCGCGAAGCCATTAAAGCAGCTGACGAATTAGAAGGCCAAGGCATTTCAGTAGAAATTGTTGACCTACGCACTGTTTCACCACTTGATATGGAAACTATCACTGCTTCAGTTGAGAAAACTGGTAAGGTAGTTGTTGTCCAAGAAGCGCAACGTCAAGCTGGTGTCGGCGACAAGGTTGTTTCTGAAATTTCACAACGGGCAATCCTATCATTAGAAGCGCCAGTTAAACTAGTTGCTTCTGCTGATACTGTCTTCCCATTCGGTTTAGCTGAAAATACTTGGTTACCACACGCTGGTGATATTGTAGAAGCAGTTAAAGAAGTACACGAATTCTAA
- the coaBC gene encoding bifunctional phosphopantothenoylcysteine decarboxylase/phosphopantothenate--cysteine ligase CoaBC, whose translation MNGKKIILAITGGVAAYKIPNFARQLIKAGAEVRVVMTQAACQFTTPFTLATLTKYPVLLDQADYPDPVGHVHLADWADLLLVVPATANSLAKFAHGLADNELTATWLAFNKTKIVVPAMNEKMWQNPRTQANIKQLQADGVQVIQPAYGFLAEGYQGQGRMPETDQILAAVQAQVAINEAGVPVDALSGQRVIISAGGTQEPLDPVRYLSNRSSGKMGLAIAHVASLLGAEVTLVRTPSAKDLPVLPQITCLDVQNARQLYQTMMTAEADIVVMAAAVSDYRAKNPADHKMKKTDDQRASGEMTIELVENPDILASLDKTDRYTIGFAAETQNVLDYGRAKLVKKGADMIVANDVSQAGIGFGADDNAAYLITETGQVKIDQQSKYGLAAQIFKHMK comes from the coding sequence CTGAACGGCAAGAAAATTATTTTAGCCATTACTGGTGGGGTGGCGGCCTATAAAATTCCCAACTTTGCCCGCCAACTGATCAAGGCTGGAGCTGAGGTGCGGGTAGTCATGACCCAGGCTGCCTGCCAGTTCACCACCCCCTTTACCTTGGCAACCTTAACCAAGTATCCTGTCCTACTTGACCAAGCTGACTATCCTGATCCGGTTGGCCACGTTCACCTGGCTGACTGGGCTGATTTGTTGTTAGTGGTGCCGGCAACAGCTAATTCCCTGGCTAAATTTGCCCATGGTTTGGCGGATAATGAGTTAACGGCTACCTGGCTGGCCTTTAATAAGACAAAAATCGTTGTGCCAGCCATGAATGAAAAAATGTGGCAGAATCCGCGCACCCAGGCCAATATCAAACAATTGCAAGCCGATGGTGTCCAAGTCATCCAGCCGGCTTATGGCTTCTTAGCTGAGGGCTACCAAGGCCAAGGGCGCATGCCAGAAACGGACCAAATATTGGCCGCTGTCCAGGCCCAAGTAGCCATTAATGAGGCGGGCGTGCCTGTTGATGCACTTTCGGGTCAGCGAGTGATTATATCTGCCGGCGGTACCCAGGAGCCTTTGGACCCAGTTAGATATCTTTCCAACCGCTCTTCCGGAAAGATGGGTCTGGCCATTGCTCATGTAGCCAGTCTATTAGGGGCTGAGGTCACCCTGGTACGGACACCATCGGCTAAAGACTTGCCGGTTTTACCACAAATTACTTGCCTTGATGTTCAAAACGCCCGCCAGCTTTACCAGACCATGATGACGGCGGAGGCTGATATTGTCGTCATGGCAGCAGCTGTTTCTGACTATCGAGCCAAGAATCCTGCTGACCATAAAATGAAAAAGACCGATGACCAGCGCGCCAGTGGGGAGATGACCATTGAGTTGGTGGAGAATCCGGACATTTTAGCTAGCTTAGATAAAACTGACCGCTATACCATTGGTTTTGCAGCGGAAACACAAAATGTCTTGGACTACGGCCGGGCTAAACTGGTGAAAAAGGGAGCTGATATGATTGTTGCTAATGATGTCAGCCAGGCAGGTATCGGTTTTGGAGCGGATGACAATGCCGCCTACCTGATTACCGAAACTGGCCAGGTCAAAATTGACCAGCAGTCCAAGTATGGTCTAGCCGCCCAGATTTTTAAGCATATGAAGTGA
- a CDS encoding 2-oxo acid dehydrogenase subunit E2, with translation MAYVFNLPDVGEGMAEGEIVSWLVAEGDQVNEEDPIVEIQNDKSVEEIYSPVSGKVTKLHYAEGDVAMVGTPLITFEGEGLPDNEETAAPSSPASPAQEEKAADPATSSSAGGSYYQFVLPDVGEGMAEGEIVEWLVAEGDEINEEDSLVEIQNDKSVEEVASPVSGKVVRILVEPGTVANVGDVLAEIDSPDHNGEGAASTPASPAQEEKAEDPAKGASSNAASSGVPEAADPNRRVLAMPSVRQYAREKGVDITQVQGSGKNGRVVREDIDNFDGSAAAAPAAEAPAQAEKAGKPAKEKAAFKSSADYAEMEERIPMTPMRKAISKAMETSAYTAPQVTLFKNVEVSKLWDHRKKFKGVAAERDTKLTFLPYVVKALVAAVKKYPALNASVDDANQEFVHKNYYNVGIATDTDQGLFVPNIKDADKKSMFDIADEITEKAGKAHAGELSAGEMRDGTVTISNIGSVGGEFFTPILNYPEVAILGVGTIKQEPIVNEDGEITVGRVTKLSLVFDHRIVDGATGQQALNEIARLLADPELLLMEG, from the coding sequence ATGGCATACGTATTTAACTTACCTGATGTCGGTGAAGGTATGGCAGAAGGAGAAATCGTTTCATGGTTAGTCGCTGAAGGTGACCAAGTAAACGAAGAAGATCCGATTGTTGAAATCCAAAACGATAAATCAGTTGAAGAAATCTATTCTCCAGTATCTGGTAAAGTAACCAAATTACACTACGCTGAAGGCGATGTGGCAATGGTTGGTACACCTTTAATTACCTTTGAAGGTGAAGGCCTACCTGATAACGAAGAAACAGCTGCGCCATCTAGCCCAGCATCACCAGCCCAAGAAGAAAAGGCTGCAGATCCAGCAACATCTTCATCAGCTGGCGGTTCTTATTACCAATTCGTCTTACCTGACGTTGGTGAAGGTATGGCCGAAGGTGAAATCGTTGAATGGTTAGTTGCAGAAGGCGACGAAATCAACGAAGAAGATTCACTAGTTGAAATCCAAAATGACAAATCAGTTGAAGAAGTGGCTTCACCAGTATCTGGTAAGGTTGTTCGTATCTTAGTTGAACCTGGTACTGTTGCTAACGTTGGTGACGTCTTGGCTGAAATCGATTCACCAGACCACAACGGCGAAGGTGCTGCTTCAACACCAGCATCACCAGCCCAAGAAGAAAAAGCAGAAGACCCTGCTAAAGGCGCCTCTTCAAACGCTGCTTCTTCAGGAGTGCCTGAAGCTGCTGATCCAAACCGTCGTGTACTAGCTATGCCTTCAGTGCGTCAATATGCTCGCGAAAAAGGCGTTGACATTACCCAAGTACAAGGTAGCGGTAAAAATGGTCGCGTTGTCCGTGAAGACATCGATAACTTCGATGGCTCAGCTGCCGCAGCACCAGCCGCTGAAGCCCCAGCTCAAGCAGAAAAAGCTGGTAAACCTGCTAAAGAAAAAGCAGCCTTCAAGTCTTCAGCTGACTACGCTGAAATGGAAGAACGCATCCCAATGACTCCTATGCGTAAAGCCATCTCTAAAGCCATGGAAACTTCAGCTTATACCGCACCACAAGTTACCTTGTTCAAGAATGTGGAAGTTTCTAAACTTTGGGATCACCGCAAGAAATTCAAGGGTGTGGCTGCTGAACGCGATACTAAGCTAACCTTCTTACCATATGTGGTTAAAGCTTTAGTAGCAGCTGTTAAGAAATATCCTGCCCTTAACGCTTCTGTTGACGATGCTAACCAAGAGTTCGTTCACAAGAACTACTACAATGTTGGTATCGCAACTGACACTGACCAAGGTCTATTCGTACCAAACATTAAAGATGCAGATAAGAAATCAATGTTTGACATTGCTGATGAAATCACTGAAAAAGCTGGCAAAGCCCATGCTGGTGAATTATCTGCCGGTGAAATGCGTGATGGTACAGTAACTATCTCTAATATCGGTTCTGTTGGCGGTGAGTTCTTCACGCCAATCTTGAACTATCCAGAAGTTGCTATCCTTGGCGTTGGTACAATCAAGCAAGAACCAATCGTTAATGAAGACGGCGAGATCACAGTTGGTCGTGTTACGAAACTTTCATTAGTATTTGACCACCGTATCGTTGACGGTGCAACAGGCCAACAAGCCCTTAATGAAATTGCGCGTCTATTAGCTGATCCAGAATTATTATTAATGGAAGGATGA
- the def gene encoding peptide deformylase — MITMKDIILEGHPTLRKKADKVDLPASPEVRQLAKDMQEFLVNSQDEKIAEKYGLRAGVGIAAPQLNESLAMTAVLIPGFEEGDEPELEGIFVNPRILSHSVEEVCLREGEGCLSVDRDVPGYVPRSARIKVRYYDLDGNEYVKRFKGYPAIVLQHEIDHLNGILFYDHINEKEPWSLDDHQYLLGEED; from the coding sequence ATGATTACCATGAAGGATATTATTTTAGAAGGGCACCCTACCCTACGTAAAAAAGCTGACAAAGTAGATCTACCAGCCAGCCCTGAAGTCAGACAATTGGCAAAGGATATGCAGGAATTTTTGGTTAATAGTCAAGATGAAAAAATTGCGGAAAAGTATGGACTCAGAGCAGGCGTTGGCATTGCCGCCCCACAATTAAATGAATCGCTGGCCATGACTGCTGTCCTAATTCCCGGTTTTGAAGAAGGGGATGAACCCGAACTGGAGGGCATTTTTGTCAATCCACGTATTTTAAGTCACTCCGTTGAGGAAGTTTGCCTCAGAGAAGGCGAGGGCTGTCTATCAGTAGACCGCGATGTGCCCGGCTATGTACCCCGATCTGCCCGCATCAAAGTCCGTTATTACGACCTAGACGGCAATGAATACGTCAAACGTTTTAAAGGTTACCCTGCCATTGTCCTCCAGCATGAAATTGACCACCTTAACGGTATCCTCTTCTACGACCATATTAATGAAAAAGAACCTTGGTCTTTAGATGACCATCAATACTTATTAGGTGAAGAAGATTAA